A section of the Rhizobium sp. Pop5 genome encodes:
- a CDS encoding NADH-quinone oxidoreductase subunit E, with product MSVRRLAEDQFQPAAFAFSDDNAVWADKTIQKYPAGRQQSAVIPLLMRAQEQDGWVTRAAIEKIADMLDMAYIRVLEVATFYTQFQLHPVGTRAHVQVCGTTPCMLRGSEALMSVCKSKIHAHAFERNAEGTLSWEEVECLGACVNAPMVMIGKDTYEDLTPERLEEIIDAFAAGNGADIKPGTQIDRVFSAPEGGPTSLTTEEPKARTRAKKTDAETVSAPVDRAPVPPSEAARPKSTDAETNAALKTPATAPKAAAKNAKAAQEQPISGTAPAEPKPAAAVKAESAPAAKPSLTDKNRPSGIEKPAAPDDLKMISGVGPKIEATLNEIGIFTFAQVAGWKKAEREWVDGYLNFRGRIERDDWVKQAKALAKGGEAEYIKVFGKKPR from the coding sequence ATGTCCGTTCGTCGATTAGCCGAAGATCAATTTCAGCCTGCCGCATTCGCTTTCAGCGATGACAATGCGGTCTGGGCGGACAAGACGATCCAGAAATACCCCGCCGGCCGCCAGCAATCGGCTGTTATCCCGCTATTGATGCGGGCTCAGGAGCAGGACGGTTGGGTCACGCGCGCGGCGATCGAAAAGATCGCCGACATGCTCGACATGGCTTACATAAGAGTGCTCGAGGTCGCGACTTTCTATACGCAGTTCCAGCTGCATCCCGTCGGCACGCGCGCCCATGTCCAGGTCTGCGGCACAACGCCCTGCATGCTGCGCGGCTCGGAAGCGCTGATGTCGGTCTGCAAGAGCAAGATCCATGCCCATGCCTTCGAGCGGAACGCTGAAGGCACGCTGTCCTGGGAAGAGGTCGAATGTCTCGGGGCCTGCGTCAACGCCCCGATGGTGATGATCGGCAAGGATACTTACGAGGATCTCACGCCCGAGCGTCTCGAAGAAATCATCGATGCCTTTGCCGCCGGAAACGGCGCGGATATCAAGCCCGGCACCCAGATCGATCGCGTGTTTTCGGCGCCTGAAGGCGGCCCGACCTCGCTGACGACGGAAGAGCCGAAGGCAAGGACGCGCGCCAAGAAGACGGATGCCGAAACCGTGTCGGCTCCGGTCGACCGCGCTCCGGTTCCGCCATCAGAAGCTGCCCGTCCGAAGAGCACCGACGCGGAAACCAATGCCGCCCTGAAGACGCCGGCAACGGCGCCGAAGGCTGCGGCGAAGAACGCAAAGGCTGCCCAAGAGCAGCCGATATCAGGCACCGCGCCTGCTGAACCGAAGCCCGCGGCTGCCGTCAAGGCCGAATCAGCTCCGGCGGCAAAACCCAGCCTGACCGACAAGAACCGTCCGTCCGGCATCGAGAAGCCCGCTGCGCCGGATGATCTGAAGATGATCTCCGGCGTCGGTCCGAAGATCGAGGCGACGTTGAACGAAATCGGCATCTTCACCTTCGCGCAAGTCGCGGGCTGGAAGAAGGCCGAGCGCGAATGGGTCGATGGCTACCTGAATTTCCGCGGCCGCATCGAGCGAGACGACTGGGTCAAGCAGGCCAAGGCGCTCGCCAAGGGCGGCGAAGCGGAATATATCAAGGTCTTCGGCAAGAAGCCGCGGTAA
- a CDS encoding NADH-quinone oxidoreductase subunit B family protein has protein sequence MGVTPVSNQPLVAQQPKGIIDPSTGKPIGSNDAFFGEINNELADKGFLVTSTDELINWARTGSLMWMTFGLACCAVEMMQLSMPRYDVERFGFAPRASPRQSDVMIVAGTLTNKMAPALRKVYDQMPEPRYVISMGSCANGGGYYHYSYSVVRGCDRVVPIDIYVPGCPPTAEALLYGVLLLQKKIRRTGTIER, from the coding sequence ATGGGAGTGACCCCTGTGAGCAATCAGCCGCTTGTCGCCCAGCAGCCGAAGGGGATCATCGATCCCTCGACGGGCAAGCCGATCGGCAGCAACGACGCCTTCTTCGGTGAGATCAACAATGAGCTCGCCGACAAGGGTTTTCTGGTCACCTCGACCGACGAACTGATCAACTGGGCTCGCACCGGCTCGCTGATGTGGATGACCTTCGGCCTTGCCTGTTGTGCCGTCGAAATGATGCAGCTGTCGATGCCGCGTTATGACGTCGAGCGCTTCGGTTTTGCGCCGCGCGCCTCGCCACGTCAGTCTGACGTGATGATCGTCGCCGGCACGCTGACCAACAAGATGGCACCGGCACTGCGCAAGGTCTACGACCAGATGCCAGAGCCGCGCTACGTCATCTCGATGGGCTCCTGCGCCAACGGCGGCGGCTACTATCACTATTCCTATTCGGTGGTGCGCGGCTGCGATCGCGTCGTGCCGATCGACATCTATGTGCCGGGCTGTCCCCCCACGGCAGAGGCGTTGCTCTACGGCGTGCTTCTGCTGCAGAAGAAGATCCGGCGCACCGGCACGATCGAACGCTAA
- a CDS encoding NADH-quinone oxidoreductase subunit C encodes MSEALTELASYLGEARGNLIAASQMKYGELTLTATGENLIALLTFLRDDAKCGFVNLTDICGVDWPQRELRFDVVYHLLSPKKNLRIRVKVATDEDTPVPSACAVYPGADWFERETWDMYGVLFTGHPDLRRILTDYGFEGHPLRKDFPTTGFVEVRYDDAAKRVVYEPVELKQEFRNFDFMSPWEGTDYVLPGDEKAKQ; translated from the coding sequence ATGAGTGAAGCCCTGACAGAGCTTGCGTCTTACCTTGGCGAAGCGCGCGGCAATTTGATTGCCGCATCGCAGATGAAGTATGGCGAGCTGACGCTGACGGCGACGGGTGAGAACCTGATCGCGCTCCTGACCTTCCTGCGCGACGACGCCAAGTGCGGTTTCGTCAACCTGACGGACATTTGCGGCGTCGACTGGCCGCAGCGCGAGCTGCGCTTCGACGTCGTCTATCACCTGCTGTCGCCGAAGAAGAATCTGCGCATCCGCGTCAAGGTCGCAACCGACGAGGATACGCCCGTTCCGTCGGCCTGCGCCGTTTATCCCGGCGCCGACTGGTTCGAGCGCGAGACCTGGGACATGTACGGCGTGCTCTTCACCGGTCATCCGGATCTGCGCCGCATCCTGACCGACTACGGTTTCGAAGGTCACCCGCTACGCAAGGACTTCCCGACCACTGGTTTCGTTGAGGTCCGCTACGACGACGCGGCAAAGCGCGTTGTTTACGAGCCGGTCGAGTTGAAGCAGGAATTCCGAAACTTCGACTTCATGTCTCCCTGGGAGGGCACGGATTATGTGCTTCCTGGCGACGAAAAAGCGAAGCAATAA
- a CDS encoding cupin domain-containing protein: protein MDAKGKIMEFKPAGSRPSMQAPADYFTGAVRQDPLIEAPSPARVRATSVTFEPGARSAWHTHPLGQTLIVTSGKGLAQSWGSEIQEIRPGDTIWFTPGEKHWHGAGPDTAMTHIAIHEALDGSVADWLEQVSDEQYSGKA, encoded by the coding sequence ATGGATGCAAAAGGAAAGATCATGGAGTTCAAACCCGCCGGCTCTCGTCCCTCGATGCAGGCCCCGGCCGATTATTTCACCGGCGCTGTTCGTCAAGATCCCCTCATCGAAGCGCCGTCGCCTGCCCGGGTGAGGGCGACATCCGTCACCTTCGAGCCTGGCGCCCGCTCGGCCTGGCACACGCATCCGCTCGGCCAGACGCTGATCGTCACGTCAGGCAAAGGCCTTGCCCAGAGTTGGGGGAGCGAAATCCAGGAGATTCGCCCCGGCGACACGATCTGGTTCACGCCTGGTGAAAAACATTGGCACGGTGCCGGCCCGGACACGGCGATGACGCATATCGCCATCCATGAAGCGCTGGATGGCAGCGTAGCAGACTGGCTGGAGCAGGTCAGCGACGAGCAATATTCCGGCAAGGCCTGA
- a CDS encoding class I SAM-dependent methyltransferase — protein sequence MKTREERQALRANMPRTALSAHHMENARLLPDRGELLYRIPNGGIGVEVGAAFGEYTAEILQKNRPAQLYLIDPWSMDRYSSGLDSIHTQFAAEIEAGRLHLMQGTSLEKLADFEDDFLDWAYIDTDHSFELTWQELLLCEKKVKRTGRIAGHDFCTGNTVKPIVYGVVEAVTKFCKDYGWQFEFLTVESHAHFSYCLKRL from the coding sequence ATGAAGACACGTGAAGAAAGGCAGGCGCTCCGGGCGAACATGCCGCGCACTGCGCTCAGCGCCCACCATATGGAAAACGCCCGCCTGCTGCCGGATCGCGGCGAGTTGCTCTACCGCATCCCAAACGGCGGCATCGGCGTCGAGGTGGGAGCAGCCTTCGGCGAATATACGGCGGAGATCCTCCAAAAGAACCGCCCGGCGCAGCTTTACCTCATCGATCCCTGGTCGATGGACCGTTACAGCTCCGGTCTCGATTCGATCCATACGCAGTTCGCGGCCGAGATCGAGGCTGGCCGGCTGCATCTGATGCAGGGCACATCGCTCGAAAAGCTTGCCGATTTTGAGGACGACTTCCTCGACTGGGCCTATATCGATACCGATCATTCCTTCGAACTCACCTGGCAGGAACTGCTGCTCTGCGAGAAGAAGGTGAAGCGGACCGGGCGCATCGCAGGGCATGATTTCTGCACCGGCAACACGGTTAAGCCGATCGTCTATGGCGTCGTCGAGGCGGTCACCAAGTTTTGCAAGGATTACGGCTGGCAATTCGAGTTTCTGACGGTCGAATCACATGCGCATTTTTCCTATTGCCTGAAACGGCTCTGA
- a CDS encoding NADH-quinone oxidoreductase subunit D: protein MTEHNVRNFNINFGPQHPAAHGVLRLVLELDGEIVERVDPHIGLLHRGTEKLIETKTYLQAVPYFDRLDYVAPMNQEHAYALAVEKLLGIEIPIRGQLIRVLYSEIGRILSHLLNVTTQAMDVGALTPPLWGFEEREKLMVFYERASGSRMHAAYFRPGGVHQDLPEKLVQDIGGWCDPFLKALDDIDDLLTGNRIFKQRNVDIGVVSLEDCWAWGFSGVMVRGSGAAWDLRRAQPYECYSDLEFDIPIGKNGDNYDRYLIRMIEMRESVRIMKQCVNRLLSDAKTGPFSSIDGKVVPPKRGEMKRSMEALIHHFKLYTEGYHVPAGEVYAAVEAPKGEFGVYLVSDGSNKPYRCKIRAPGYAHLQAMDFMCRGHQLADIAAVLGSLDIVFGEVDR from the coding sequence ATGACAGAACATAACGTCCGCAACTTCAACATCAATTTCGGACCGCAGCATCCGGCGGCGCACGGCGTTCTTCGTCTTGTCCTGGAGCTTGACGGCGAAATTGTGGAGCGTGTCGATCCGCATATCGGCTTGCTTCATCGCGGCACCGAGAAGCTGATCGAGACCAAGACATACCTGCAGGCCGTTCCCTACTTCGATCGCCTCGACTACGTGGCGCCGATGAACCAGGAACATGCCTATGCGCTGGCGGTCGAAAAGCTGCTCGGCATCGAGATCCCGATCCGCGGCCAGTTGATCCGCGTTCTCTATTCTGAAATCGGCCGTATCCTCTCGCATCTCCTGAACGTCACGACGCAGGCCATGGACGTCGGTGCGCTGACGCCGCCGCTCTGGGGCTTCGAAGAGCGTGAAAAACTGATGGTGTTCTACGAGCGCGCCTCCGGTTCGCGCATGCATGCGGCCTATTTCCGTCCGGGTGGCGTTCACCAGGATCTACCGGAAAAGCTGGTGCAGGACATTGGCGGCTGGTGCGACCCGTTCCTGAAGGCGCTCGACGACATCGACGACCTGTTGACTGGCAACCGCATCTTCAAGCAGCGCAACGTCGATATCGGCGTCGTCTCGCTGGAGGATTGCTGGGCCTGGGGCTTCTCCGGCGTCATGGTACGCGGTTCTGGTGCTGCCTGGGATCTGCGTCGCGCCCAGCCTTACGAATGCTATTCCGATCTCGAATTCGACATTCCGATTGGCAAGAACGGCGACAACTACGACCGTTATCTGATCCGCATGATCGAAATGCGCGAATCGGTCCGCATCATGAAGCAATGCGTCAACCGCCTGCTCTCGGATGCGAAGACCGGTCCGTTCTCGTCGATCGATGGCAAGGTCGTGCCGCCGAAGCGTGGCGAAATGAAGCGTTCGATGGAAGCGCTGATTCACCATTTCAAGCTCTACACCGAAGGCTATCACGTGCCGGCCGGCGAGGTTTATGCCGCCGTCGAAGCGCCGAAGGGCGAGTTCGGCGTCTATCTCGTCTCCGATGGCAGCAACAAGCCCTATCGTTGCAAGATCCGCGCTCCCGGTTACGCGCATCTACAGGCGATGGACTTCATGTGCCGCGGCCACCAGCTTGCCGACATCGCGGCCGTCCTCGGTTCGCTCGACATCGTCTTCGGTGAGGTGGATCGCTGA
- a CDS encoding aldo/keto reductase, whose amino-acid sequence MKHHAFGRMPFTVTNVGFGAWQIGGSWGDISEADGRAALNAALDAGMTFIDTADVYGDGRSEKIIADVLKTRGSERPMVATKAGRRLNPHVAEGYTKANLEGFIDRSLENLAVDSLDLVQLHCPPREVLYQPEVFEGLNELQRAGKIKGYGVSVEKVEDGLKAIEYPGVVSIQIIYNIFRQRPDHLFFQEARRRNVAIIARVPLASGLLSGKITRDTKFASDDHRSFNRHGEAFDVGETFAGVPFEVGLQAVEEVRKLVPAGATMAAFALRWILMSDAVTVVIPGARNAEQAEANAAAAGLAPLSADVIAATREIYERLIAPHVHQRW is encoded by the coding sequence ATGAAACACCATGCTTTTGGCCGCATGCCGTTCACCGTCACCAATGTCGGCTTCGGCGCCTGGCAGATCGGCGGCTCCTGGGGCGATATCAGCGAGGCCGACGGCCGCGCGGCACTGAATGCCGCGCTCGATGCCGGCATGACCTTCATCGACACAGCCGACGTTTACGGCGACGGCCGCTCGGAAAAGATCATTGCCGACGTCTTGAAGACGCGCGGCAGCGAGCGCCCGATGGTCGCCACCAAGGCGGGCCGCCGCCTCAACCCGCATGTCGCGGAAGGCTATACCAAGGCCAATCTGGAAGGCTTCATCGACCGAAGCCTGGAGAATCTCGCCGTCGACAGCCTCGACCTCGTGCAGCTGCACTGCCCGCCGCGCGAGGTGCTTTACCAGCCTGAAGTCTTCGAGGGGCTGAACGAGCTGCAAAGGGCCGGCAAGATCAAGGGTTACGGCGTCAGCGTCGAAAAGGTCGAGGACGGGCTGAAGGCGATCGAATATCCCGGCGTCGTCAGCATCCAGATCATCTATAATATCTTCCGCCAGCGGCCCGATCACCTGTTCTTCCAGGAAGCGCGCCGCAGGAACGTGGCGATCATCGCCCGCGTGCCGCTGGCAAGCGGCCTGCTCTCCGGAAAGATCACCCGCGACACCAAGTTTGCAAGTGATGACCACCGCAGCTTCAACCGCCACGGCGAAGCCTTCGATGTCGGCGAGACCTTCGCCGGCGTTCCCTTCGAAGTCGGTCTTCAGGCGGTCGAGGAAGTGCGCAAGCTCGTTCCGGCGGGGGCGACCATGGCCGCGTTCGCGCTGCGCTGGATCCTGATGAGCGATGCCGTCACCGTCGTCATTCCCGGCGCCCGCAATGCCGAGCAGGCCGAGGCCAATGCGGCCGCAGCCGGCCTCGCACCGCTTTCGGCCGATGTCATCGCGGCAACGCGCGAGATCTACGAGCGGCTGATTGCGCCGCATGTGCATCAGCGCTGGTAG
- a CDS encoding glutathione peroxidase, with the protein MTGNVLDIAVKTVDGRDTTLNEYKGRVLLIVNVASKCGLTPQYEGLEKLYEEKRERGFVIAAFPANDFKGQEPGTDAEIVDFCTLTYDVKFPIFSKISVKGASQHPLYRQLTKSGVATTGDGPMRERLKAHGISGGEEDDILWNFEKFLIGRDGKVAARFAPDVTADDSRLVSAVDKELAKG; encoded by the coding sequence GTGACGGGCAATGTACTGGATATCGCTGTCAAAACAGTGGACGGTCGTGATACTACACTCAACGAATATAAGGGCAGAGTGCTCCTGATCGTCAACGTCGCCTCGAAATGCGGCCTGACACCGCAATATGAAGGGCTTGAAAAGCTCTATGAGGAAAAGCGCGAGCGCGGTTTTGTCATCGCCGCTTTCCCCGCCAACGATTTCAAGGGCCAGGAGCCCGGCACCGACGCCGAAATTGTCGATTTCTGCACTCTCACCTATGACGTCAAGTTCCCGATCTTCTCCAAAATCTCCGTCAAGGGTGCGTCTCAGCACCCGCTTTACCGGCAACTGACCAAGTCGGGTGTCGCGACGACAGGTGACGGGCCGATGCGCGAGCGCCTGAAAGCCCACGGCATATCAGGCGGCGAAGAGGACGATATCCTCTGGAACTTCGAAAAATTCCTGATTGGCCGGGACGGCAAAGTCGCGGCCCGTTTCGCGCCAGATGTCACGGCCGATGATTCGCGGCTGGTTTCCGCGGTGGATAAAGAACTGGCGAAGGGATGA
- a CDS encoding zinc-dependent alcohol dehydrogenase family protein — MARIIRFHEFGGPEVLRLEDMDIPAPGPGQVQIRVKALGINRAEALLRSRTYIETAPLPSGLGLEAAGIIEAIGEDVDGFAPGDAVSIIPPISMVRSPAYGELVTFPAELIVRHPSTLSWEEAAAVWMSYLTAYGALIDITRLSRGEFVAITAASSSVALAAIQIANGIGATPIAITRTSSKRQALQEAGAAHVIASDEEDLEARLKEITGQGGVRVVFDAVAGPIFEPLTAAMSPGGILIEYGGLSPRPTPFPLPAVLGKCLTLRGYLVHEIIRDPARLQSAKTFIFEGLAFGTLKPVISRTFPFEQIVEAHRFLESNEQFGKIVVTV; from the coding sequence ATGGCACGCATAATCCGATTTCACGAATTCGGTGGCCCCGAAGTTCTCCGCCTTGAAGATATGGATATTCCTGCCCCCGGGCCGGGGCAGGTTCAGATCCGCGTCAAGGCTCTTGGGATCAACCGGGCAGAAGCTCTGCTACGATCCCGCACCTATATCGAAACCGCGCCGTTGCCGTCGGGCCTCGGCCTCGAGGCGGCAGGCATCATCGAGGCCATAGGGGAAGACGTCGACGGCTTTGCGCCTGGCGACGCCGTCAGCATCATTCCGCCGATCTCGATGGTGCGCTCGCCGGCTTATGGTGAGCTCGTGACATTTCCCGCCGAGCTCATTGTCAGGCATCCATCGACACTTTCCTGGGAGGAAGCTGCCGCTGTCTGGATGTCGTATCTGACTGCTTACGGCGCTCTCATCGATATTACCCGACTTTCAAGAGGGGAATTCGTGGCAATCACCGCCGCCTCGAGCAGCGTAGCTCTCGCTGCAATCCAGATCGCCAACGGGATCGGCGCCACACCGATTGCGATCACCAGAACGTCTTCGAAGCGCCAGGCATTGCAGGAGGCTGGTGCCGCGCATGTCATCGCATCGGATGAGGAGGACTTGGAAGCACGACTGAAGGAAATCACTGGGCAAGGGGGCGTTCGCGTCGTCTTCGACGCCGTGGCCGGGCCTATTTTCGAACCGCTGACGGCGGCGATGTCACCAGGCGGCATTCTCATTGAATACGGTGGATTAAGCCCGCGGCCAACACCGTTTCCTTTGCCTGCCGTGCTCGGCAAATGCCTGACGCTCCGTGGCTATCTCGTCCATGAGATTATCCGCGATCCGGCGCGGCTGCAGTCCGCAAAGACCTTTATTTTCGAAGGGCTCGCGTTCGGCACGCTGAAGCCAGTCATATCAAGGACATTCCCCTTCGAGCAGATCGTCGAGGCGCATCGCTTCCTGGAATCGAACGAGCAGTTCGGCAAGATTGTCGTGACGGTCTGA
- the nuoF gene encoding NADH-quinone oxidoreductase subunit NuoF — protein sequence MLQDKDRIFTNIYGLKDKSLKGAMSRGHWDGTKQILEKGRDWIINEMKASGLRGRGGAGFPTGLKWSFMPKESDGRPHYLVVNADESEPGTCKDRDIMRHDPHTLIEGCVVASFAMGANAAYIYVRGEYIREREALQAAIDECYDHGLLGKNNKLGWDMDIFVHHGAGAYICGEETALLESLEGKKGQPRLKPPFPANMGLYGCPTTVNNVESIAVAPTILRRGAGWFSAIGRPNNVGTKLFMLSGHVNKPCTVEEEMGITFRELVDRHAGGIRGGWDNLLAVIPGGASCPIVPAKDIIDCPMDFDGLRGVGSSFGTAAAIVMDKSTDVIKAIARISAFFKHESCGQCTPCREGTGWMWRVMERMAKGNAQKREIDMLFQVTKQIEGHTICALGDAAAWPVQGLIRNFRPEIEKRIDQYTASALDHGAVLEAAE from the coding sequence ATGTTACAAGATAAAGACCGCATCTTTACCAATATCTACGGCCTCAAGGACAAATCCCTGAAGGGCGCGATGAGCCGCGGCCACTGGGACGGCACCAAGCAGATCCTGGAAAAGGGCCGCGACTGGATCATCAACGAGATGAAGGCATCCGGTCTTCGCGGCCGTGGCGGCGCCGGCTTCCCGACTGGCCTCAAATGGTCCTTCATGCCGAAGGAAAGTGACGGCCGTCCGCACTATCTCGTCGTCAATGCCGACGAATCCGAGCCCGGCACCTGCAAAGACCGCGACATCATGCGCCACGATCCGCATACGCTGATCGAAGGCTGCGTCGTCGCAAGCTTCGCCATGGGCGCCAATGCAGCCTACATTTACGTGCGCGGCGAATATATCCGCGAGCGCGAAGCGTTGCAGGCGGCGATCGACGAATGTTATGATCACGGCCTGCTCGGCAAGAACAACAAACTCGGCTGGGACATGGACATCTTCGTCCATCACGGTGCCGGCGCCTATATCTGCGGCGAGGAAACCGCGCTTCTCGAAAGCCTCGAAGGCAAGAAGGGCCAGCCGCGGCTGAAGCCGCCGTTCCCGGCCAATATGGGCCTCTACGGCTGCCCGACGACTGTTAACAACGTCGAATCGATCGCTGTTGCGCCGACGATCCTGCGTCGCGGCGCCGGCTGGTTCTCGGCCATTGGTCGTCCGAACAATGTCGGCACGAAGCTGTTCATGCTCTCTGGTCACGTCAACAAGCCGTGCACCGTCGAAGAGGAAATGGGCATCACCTTCCGCGAACTGGTCGACCGTCATGCAGGCGGCATCCGCGGCGGCTGGGACAACCTGCTCGCCGTCATTCCGGGTGGCGCATCCTGCCCGATCGTTCCGGCCAAGGATATCATCGACTGCCCGATGGATTTCGACGGCCTGCGCGGCGTCGGCTCCTCGTTCGGCACCGCCGCTGCGATCGTCATGGACAAGTCCACCGACGTCATCAAGGCAATCGCGCGCATCTCCGCCTTCTTCAAGCACGAAAGCTGCGGTCAGTGCACGCCCTGCCGTGAAGGCACGGGCTGGATGTGGCGCGTGATGGAGCGCATGGCCAAGGGCAATGCCCAGAAGCGCGAAATCGACATGTTGTTCCAGGTGACGAAGCAGATCGAAGGCCACACCATCTGTGCGCTCGGCGATGCGGCCGCATGGCCGGTGCAGGGTCTGATCCGTAACTTCCGCCCCGAGATCGAAAAGCGCATCGACCAGTATACGGCAAGCGCGCTCGATCATGGTGCGGTTCTGGAGGCGGCTGAATAA
- a CDS encoding LysR substrate-binding domain-containing protein has protein sequence MDRLTSMTVFVKAVDLGSFAAAAAALGLSGPMVGKHIRFLEERLGVSLISRTTRRQSLTDFGRAYYERCRMILVETEAADALAIDHLSEPRGKLRVTMPVHFGRHCALPVLIELAKRYPNLELDLSLSDPIIDLADNGYDLAIRTGELADRSGIIARRVARQRMVVCASASYLDTHGRPEQIEDIGGHNAIIYARSARFSPWLFPRGDPSPVEVRPNSRLRLDDLDAIADAATAGMGLAWLPYWLIRDRVRAGALEVLLPGQPEFLYDCHALWLQTPHLPLRIRLAVDALAAALPKFMT, from the coding sequence ATGGATCGTCTCACCAGCATGACCGTCTTCGTGAAGGCCGTGGATCTGGGCTCGTTTGCGGCAGCGGCAGCAGCACTCGGCCTATCCGGACCCATGGTCGGCAAGCACATCCGCTTTCTGGAAGAGCGATTGGGGGTCAGCCTTATCAGCCGGACGACGCGCCGGCAGAGCCTGACGGATTTCGGACGCGCCTATTATGAACGCTGTCGGATGATCCTTGTCGAAACAGAGGCCGCGGATGCGCTCGCGATCGATCATCTTTCCGAACCACGCGGAAAGCTGCGGGTCACAATGCCCGTGCATTTTGGGCGGCACTGCGCGCTGCCGGTTCTGATCGAGCTCGCAAAGCGATATCCGAACCTCGAACTCGATCTTTCGCTCAGCGATCCCATTATCGATCTCGCCGATAACGGTTACGATCTCGCGATCCGTACCGGTGAACTGGCAGACAGGTCAGGCATTATCGCCCGACGCGTCGCGCGCCAGCGCATGGTGGTCTGCGCCTCGGCGAGCTATCTCGATACGCATGGCAGACCGGAGCAGATCGAAGATATTGGCGGGCACAACGCGATCATCTATGCACGCTCTGCCCGCTTCAGCCCATGGCTCTTTCCACGTGGAGACCCGTCTCCGGTGGAAGTTCGGCCGAATAGCCGATTGCGGCTCGATGATCTCGATGCGATCGCAGATGCGGCAACGGCGGGCATGGGGCTCGCCTGGCTGCCCTACTGGCTCATCCGCGACCGCGTGCGGGCTGGAGCGCTCGAAGTGTTGCTGCCGGGTCAGCCGGAGTTTCTCTACGACTGCCATGCACTGTGGCTGCAGACACCGCACCTGCCGCTCAGGATCCGTCTCGCCGTCGACGCATTGGCGGCCGCGCTGCCCAAATTCATGACCTAG
- a CDS encoding NADH-quinone oxidoreductase subunit A: MVSHAPSNGLRGFVATSLHLLDNVRAHSSNCLCIKSCAGASAALTTACCNARSLAGHLPICAAWRRRQAGMNMMTELLSSYIPIAIFIGIALVIGLALLIAPFAVAFKAPDSEKLSAYECGFNAFDDARMKFDIRFYLVSILFIIFDLEVAFLFPWAVSFGAIGWFGFWSMMVFLLVLTIGFIYEWKKGALEWE, encoded by the coding sequence GTGGTCAGCCATGCGCCTTCAAACGGCTTGCGCGGATTTGTCGCGACATCGTTGCATCTGCTTGATAATGTCCGCGCGCACTCGTCGAATTGCCTCTGTATAAAGTCTTGCGCCGGGGCTTCGGCTGCGCTAACCACGGCTTGTTGCAACGCACGTTCGCTTGCCGGGCATTTGCCCATATGCGCCGCCTGGCGCCGCCGGCAAGCAGGGATGAACATGATGACTGAACTGCTCAGTTCTTATATTCCGATCGCCATTTTCATTGGTATCGCGCTTGTCATTGGCCTGGCGCTGCTCATTGCGCCGTTCGCCGTGGCTTTCAAAGCGCCCGATTCGGAAAAGCTTTCCGCTTACGAATGCGGCTTCAACGCTTTCGACGATGCCCGCATGAAGTTTGACATCCGCTTCTACCTTGTGTCGATTCTCTTCATCATCTTCGACCTCGAAGTCGCCTTCCTCTTCCCCTGGGCCGTTTCCTTCGGCGCCATCGGCTGGTTCGGCTTCTGGTCCATGATGGTCTTCCTTCTCGTGCTGACCATCGGCTTTATCTATGAATGGAAGAAGGGAGCCCTGGAATGGGAGTGA